Proteins found in one Quercus robur chromosome 2, dhQueRobu3.1, whole genome shotgun sequence genomic segment:
- the LOC126715080 gene encoding thioredoxin H2, with protein MGSIISSFLGGGATAEAAAATSSEASSSRILSFHSPARWQLHFNNSKDSSQLMVIDFAASWCGPCKFMEPAIHAMASKFTEVEFAKIDVDELPDVAQEFQVQAMPTFVLVKNGKEVDRVVGAKKDELEKKIEKHKAIQAAV; from the exons atgggatCTATAATATCAAGCTTCCTAGGAGGCGGCGCAACCGCAGAGGCAGCAGCAGCGACATCATCGGAGGCATCATCATCTCGCATCCTCTCCTTTCATTCTCCGGCCAGATGGCAGCTCCATTTCAACAACTCCAAAGACTCCTCCCAACTC ATGGTGATTGATTTCGCTGCGTCGTGGTGTGGGCCCTGCAAGTTCATGGAGCCCGCCATCCACGCCATGGCCTCCAAGTTCACCGAGGTCGAATTCGCAAAGATCGACGTTGATGAATTACCT GATGTGGCACAGGAGTTTCAGGTGCAGGCAATGCCAACTTTTGTGTTGGTGAAGAATGGGAAGGAAGTGGACAGGGTGGTTGGGGCCAAGAAAGATGAGCTTGAGAAGAAGATTGAGAAGCACAAGGCCATCCAAGCTGCAGTTTGA
- the LOC126715082 gene encoding uncharacterized protein LOC126715082 isoform X2 — protein sequence MTEHSHEPTSDSELVKHLKGIIKFRGGPISIAEYMEEVLTNPKAGFYINRDVFGAEGDFVTSPEVSQMFGEMVGVWAMCLWEQMGQPNKVNLVELGPGRGTLMVDLLRGASKFKNFTESLQIHMVECSPTLQKLQHSNLKCKDEDNTDDKVNKGSVSTLTGTPVTWHAALEQVPSGLPTIIIAHEFYDALPVHQFQKASRGWCEKMVDVAEDSSFRFVLSPQPTPATLFLMKRCKWAATEEIAKLDHIEVCPKAMELTQTIADRISSDGGGALIIDYGLNGVVSDSLQAIRKHKFVDILDNPGSADLSAYVDFASIRHSAEEASGDVSVHGPMTQSQFLGSLGINFRVDALLQNCTDDQAESLRTGYWRLVGEGEAPFWEGPDEEAPIGMGTRYLAMAIVNKRQGVPVPFQ from the exons ATGACAGAGCATTCTCATGAGCCTACTTCGGACTCCGAGCTCGTCAAGCACCTCAAAGGCATTATCAAG TTCCGTGGTGGGCCAATTTCGATTGCTGAGTACATGGAGGAAGTTTTGACAAATCCTAAGGCTGGTTTCTACATTAATCGGGATGTGTTTGGAGCAGAGGGTGATTTTGTAACCTCCCCTGAAGTAAGCCAAATGTTTGGGGAG ATGGTTGGTGTTTGGGCCATGTGCCTGTGGGAGCAAATGGGACAACCAAATAAAGTTAACCTTGTTGAGCTGGGTCCAGGACGAGGAACTCTGATGGTTGATCTTCTTCGT GGTGCCTCCAAATTTAAGAACTTCACTGAATCATTACAAATACATATGGTGGAATGTAGCCCAACACTGCAGAAGCTTCAGCACAGCAACTTGAAATGCAAGGATGAAGATAATACCGATGACAAGGTTAACAAAGGAAGTGTCAGCACATTGACTGGGACTCCTGTGACATGGCATGCTGCACTGGAACAGGTTCCTTCAGGAT TGCCTACAATCATCATTGCCCATGAGTTTTATGATGCTTTACCAGTTCATCAATTTCAG AAGGCTTCTCGGGGCTGGTGTGAGAAGATGGTTGATGTGGCAGAAGATTCATC GTTTCGTTTTGTTCTATCTCCTCAGCCTACACCTGCAACTCTGTTCCTGATGAAGCGCTGCAAGTGGGCTGCGACTGAAGAGATAGCAAAGCTTGATCACATTGAGGTTTGCCCCAAGGCAATGGAGTTGACCCAAACCATTGCCGATAGAATAAGCTCTGATGGAGGTGGGGCTCTTATAATTGATTATGGATTGAATGGAGTAGTCTCAGATAGTCTGCAG GCAATTCGAAAACATAAGTTTGTCGACATTCTGGATAATCCTGGATCTGCTGATCTCAGTGCATATGTTGATTTTGCTTCCATCCGGCACTCTGCTGAGGAAGCTTCAG GAGATGTTTCTGTCCATGGCCCAATGACTCAGTCTCAGTTTCTTGGTTCTCTTGGGATAAACTTCCGAGTGGATGCTTTACTTCAGAATTGCACAGATGATCAAGCTGAGTCCCTCAGAACTGGATACTGGCGTCTGGTGGGTGAAGGTGAAGCCCCCTTCTGGGAGGGACCTGATGAAGAGGCGCCTATAGGAATGGGTACCCGGTATTTGGCAATGGCTATTGTAAACAAGAGGCAAGGTGTTCCGGTTCCATTTCAGTAA
- the LOC126715082 gene encoding uncharacterized protein LOC126715082 isoform X1, with translation MLRRLLLQAPTSCRRLSNANRYSAPSHSPRFFSSSSSSQSPNSSFIEHLEDNANHSTSPPSATVSVDRSGLYNPPEHSHEPTSDSELVKHLKGIIKFRGGPISIAEYMEEVLTNPKAGFYINRDVFGAEGDFVTSPEVSQMFGEMVGVWAMCLWEQMGQPNKVNLVELGPGRGTLMVDLLRGASKFKNFTESLQIHMVECSPTLQKLQHSNLKCKDEDNTDDKVNKGSVSTLTGTPVTWHAALEQVPSGLPTIIIAHEFYDALPVHQFQKASRGWCEKMVDVAEDSSFRFVLSPQPTPATLFLMKRCKWAATEEIAKLDHIEVCPKAMELTQTIADRISSDGGGALIIDYGLNGVVSDSLQAIRKHKFVDILDNPGSADLSAYVDFASIRHSAEEASGDVSVHGPMTQSQFLGSLGINFRVDALLQNCTDDQAESLRTGYWRLVGEGEAPFWEGPDEEAPIGMGTRYLAMAIVNKRQGVPVPFQ, from the exons atgtTGAGACGTCTACTGCTCCAAGCTCCCACTTCTTGTCGTCGACTCTCCAATGCTAACCGCTACTCCGCACCATCACATTCACCTcgtttcttttcctcttcttcatcgTCCCAAAGCCCGAACAGTTCTTTCATCGAACACCTAGAGGACAATGCAAACCACTCCACTTCTCCTCCTTCAGCCACCGTCTCCGTCGACCGCTCCGGCCTCTACAACCCACCTG AGCATTCTCATGAGCCTACTTCGGACTCCGAGCTCGTCAAGCACCTCAAAGGCATTATCAAG TTCCGTGGTGGGCCAATTTCGATTGCTGAGTACATGGAGGAAGTTTTGACAAATCCTAAGGCTGGTTTCTACATTAATCGGGATGTGTTTGGAGCAGAGGGTGATTTTGTAACCTCCCCTGAAGTAAGCCAAATGTTTGGGGAG ATGGTTGGTGTTTGGGCCATGTGCCTGTGGGAGCAAATGGGACAACCAAATAAAGTTAACCTTGTTGAGCTGGGTCCAGGACGAGGAACTCTGATGGTTGATCTTCTTCGT GGTGCCTCCAAATTTAAGAACTTCACTGAATCATTACAAATACATATGGTGGAATGTAGCCCAACACTGCAGAAGCTTCAGCACAGCAACTTGAAATGCAAGGATGAAGATAATACCGATGACAAGGTTAACAAAGGAAGTGTCAGCACATTGACTGGGACTCCTGTGACATGGCATGCTGCACTGGAACAGGTTCCTTCAGGAT TGCCTACAATCATCATTGCCCATGAGTTTTATGATGCTTTACCAGTTCATCAATTTCAG AAGGCTTCTCGGGGCTGGTGTGAGAAGATGGTTGATGTGGCAGAAGATTCATC GTTTCGTTTTGTTCTATCTCCTCAGCCTACACCTGCAACTCTGTTCCTGATGAAGCGCTGCAAGTGGGCTGCGACTGAAGAGATAGCAAAGCTTGATCACATTGAGGTTTGCCCCAAGGCAATGGAGTTGACCCAAACCATTGCCGATAGAATAAGCTCTGATGGAGGTGGGGCTCTTATAATTGATTATGGATTGAATGGAGTAGTCTCAGATAGTCTGCAG GCAATTCGAAAACATAAGTTTGTCGACATTCTGGATAATCCTGGATCTGCTGATCTCAGTGCATATGTTGATTTTGCTTCCATCCGGCACTCTGCTGAGGAAGCTTCAG GAGATGTTTCTGTCCATGGCCCAATGACTCAGTCTCAGTTTCTTGGTTCTCTTGGGATAAACTTCCGAGTGGATGCTTTACTTCAGAATTGCACAGATGATCAAGCTGAGTCCCTCAGAACTGGATACTGGCGTCTGGTGGGTGAAGGTGAAGCCCCCTTCTGGGAGGGACCTGATGAAGAGGCGCCTATAGGAATGGGTACCCGGTATTTGGCAATGGCTATTGTAAACAAGAGGCAAGGTGTTCCGGTTCCATTTCAGTAA